One Senegalimassilia faecalis genomic window, GTGCCCACCGGCATGCAGAAGATGTTGCCGGCGAAACCGGTGATGGCCTGCACGGTGTAGCCGAACAAAAACACTGCCAAGAATATGACGTTTTTAATCACCGAAGTTCCTTATCATCTCGTACCGCGTACGCGCGCGGGTACCTTTTACTGCGCGTTGCCGCCTTTTGCGGCCAATCCTGCGTTTTGCAACTATCAACGAAATAGGTTGCAAGTATATTACCAAAATGCCATTTTGCCGCTAATTGCTTTAGCATAGAGGGGTCAAACATCGAGGAACGTAGGGGAACGTGGCTGCATTCGACATTACCATTGCCGGCGACTCCGCAATTAACCTGGAGTTCGCCAAAACCATATCGCCGCAGACCAGCGGCATGATTCGCGTTGCGGCGCAAACGCTTTCGGACGACCCCATCCCGGGCGTCACCGAGCTGGTGCCCACGTTTTGCTCGCTGATGGTCACGTACGACCCGTGCACCATCGGCTACGACAAGCTGTGCCAGCGCGTGCGCGGCAAGCTGCGCAACCTGGCCGCAGCCGAATCGGGCGTGAAGCGCATCGTGGTTATTCCCGTGTGCTACGGCGGCGAATTCGGTCCTGACCTGCACACGGTGTCCGAGCACGCCGGCATGAGCGAGCAGGACGTCATCGCGCTGCACTCCGCACACGACTATCTTATCGACATGCTGGGCTTCCTGCCCGGCTTCGCCTACCTGGGCGGCCTCGACCCGCGCCTGCACACGCCGCGCCTGGCCGAGCCGCGCACGGAAATCCCCGCAGGTAGCGTGGGCATCGGCGGCGCGCAAACGGGCATCTACCCGCTGGCAAGCCCCGGCGGCTGGCAGATCATCGGCCGCAGCCCCGTGCGCCCGTACGACCCCGACCGCGAGCAGCCCATCCTGTACCGCGCCGGCGAGTACCTGCGCTTCCAGCCCATCACGCGCGCGCAGTACGACGCCATCGAGGCGCAGATCGCCGCGGGCGGCTACCAGTACGACATCATCGTCGAGGAGGCCTAGCATGGGCGTCACCGCAATCAAACCAGGCATCCTTACCACGCTGCAAGACCAGGGCCGCACCGGCTATCTAGGCAGCGGGTTCAGCCCCTCGGGCGTTATGGACAGCCGCGCGCTGCACATCGCGAACCTGCTGGTTGACAACCCGCCCGACGCACCTGTGCTGGAGTTTTGCCTGGCCGGGCCCACGTTGCGCTTCACCACGAACACGTTCGTGGCCATCACCGGCGGCGACTTCCGCCCCACGCTCGACGGCCAACCTGCGCCCATGTACACCGCGCTGGCCGTGCACCGCGGCAGCGTGCTTGCCTTCGGCGCGCCGAAAACGGGCATGTACGGCTACCTGGCCATCGCGGGCGGCAGCATCAACGCGCCCGAAGTCATGGGCAGCCGCTCCACGAACCTGAAGTGCGGCATCGGCGGCTGGAAGGGCCGCGCGCTCATCACCGGCGACTACCTGCCGTTTTGCACGCGCAACCTGGACTTCATGGCGAACCTGGGGTCGCACACCGTCGAGCGCGACGACGACTTCTACGGCTTCGGCGCCGATGAAATCACGCTGCGCGTAGTGCCCGGCCCGCAAGAGGACATGTTCACGCAGGACGGCATCGACACGTTCTACGGTCAGAAATACACCACCACCAGCCGCTGCGACCGCATGGGATTCCGCCTGGACGGGCCGGAAATCGAAACGTACGACGGCAGCGACATCATCTCGGACGGCATTGCGCTGGGAGCCGTGCAGATTCCCGCCGACGGCCGCCCCATCATCATGCTGGCCGACCGCCAAACCACGGGCGGTTACGCGAAAATCGGCACCGTCTGCTCCGTTGACCTGCCGAAACTGGTGCAGTGCACGCCCGGGCGCACCATTCGCTTCGCGCCTGTCACCGTGCAGGAGGCCCAGGAGCTGTACCGCCAGGAAGCGCGCCGGCTTGACGCGCTGGCGAAAGTGGTGAAACGTCCGTGTTACGGCGGCATATCGCCGCGAAGAACGGCGCGAAGACTGACGCCCATCCTGGAAGCGCAAGCGAAAGCACACGCGTCAGGAAGTCAGAAACTGTGGATTGAACTGGGCAAAACCGAGAAAGAACGCCTGCAGGCGGCCGAGGCCGGCGCAAGCGACACGAACCGATAGGAGCATCCATGAGCATGAACGAGACGAACGCCGAAACCACGCTTCACCAGCAGGAAATGCAGCAGCGTCGCAAGAACATCCTCGACCTGCTGGACATCATGGACGAAGGCAACCTCACCGCGCTGCGTTTCAAGGACGGCAGCATGGAAATCGAACTCGAGCGCACGCCCGCGCCGGGCAGCATCTCGTCGTCCGCGCTTCCTCTCATGGCCGAGCGCGTCGGACAGCTGCTTAACGCCCGCGAGGACGCTTCGGGCGTTACCGCCGGCGCTGCTTCTGCCCCGCTTGCCGCCGAGGACGACTCGGTCAGCTTGGTCCGCAGCCCCATGGTGGGCACGTTCTACGCCGGCCCCAGCCCCGACGAGGACCCGTTCGTGAAGGTGGGCCAGGAGGTGCTGACCGGCCAGACGCTGGCCATCGTTGAAGCCATGAAGATGATGAACGAGATCACCGCCCCCGCGCCGGGCGTCGTCACCGAGGTGCTGGCCGCAAACGGCACGCAGGTGGAGTACGACCAGCCGCTGTTCCGCATCTCCACCAGCGCGAACGCGTAAGGCCAGGCGAGCCCCATGTTCAACAAGATCCTCATAGCCAACCGCGGCGAGATAGCCGTGCGCATCATCCGCGCATGCCGCGCCATGGGCATCAAAACGGTTGCCGTGTACTCCACGGCAGACCGCCAAGCGCTGCACACCTACCTGGCCGATGAGGCCGTGTGCATCGGCCCCGCACCGGCGCGCGATTCGTATCTGAACACCACCGCCATCCTGGCCGCGGCCCAGGGCACGGGCGCCGACGCCATCCACCCCGGCTACGGCTTCCTGTCCGAGAACTCCACGTTCGCCAAGCTGTGCCGCGACAACGACATCGTGTTCATCGGCCCCACGCCCGAGGTCATCGACCGCATGGGCAACAAAAGCCAGGCCCGCCGCACCATGATGGACGCCGGCGTGCCCGTGGTGCCCGGCACGAAGAAGGGCATCCATGACGTGGACGTTGCCCTTGAGCAGGCCCGCACCATCGGCTGGCCCATCATGATCAAGGCGTCGTCGGGCGGCGGCGGCAAGGGCATGCGCGTGTCGGAGAGCGAAGAGGACTTCGCCGACATGTTCAACATCGCCCAGCGCGAAAGCGTCAACGCCTTCGGCGACAACACCATGTACCTGGAGCGCGCCGTGCAGAACCCGCGCCACGTGGAGGTGCAGATCATCGCCGACAACCACGGCAACGTGGTGGCCCTGGGCGAGCGCGACTGCAGCGTGCAGCGCAGCCACCAGAAGATGATCGAGGAAAGCCCCAGCCCGCTTTTGGACGCCGACGAGGGCCTGCGCCGCCGCATGATGGACGACGCCGTAAAGGCCGCGCGCGCGGTGGGCTACACGTCCGCCGGCACCATCGAGTTCCTCATGGACGCCGAGCGCAACTACTACTTCATGGAGATGAACACGCGCATCCAGGTGGAGCACTGCGTCACCGAGATGGTCACGCACACCGACCTGGTGGGCGAGATGATCCGCGTGGCCGCCGGCGAGCCGCTGTCCTTTTCCCAGGATGACATCGTGCTGCGCGGCCACGCCATCGAGTGCCGCATCAACGCTGAAACACCCGAGAAGAACTTCATGCCCAGCCCCGGCACCATCTCGCAGATGCACCTGCCCGGCGGCAACGGCGTGCGCGTGGACACCGCGGCTTACGACGGTTTCGAGATCTCGCCGTACTACGACTCCATGATCGCCAAGATCATCGTGCAGGGCCGCAACCGCACCGAGGCCATCGCGAAGATGCGCACCGCGCTTGAGGAAATGGTCATCGTGGGCGTGAACACCAACCTTGACTTCCAATACGCCATCATGGAGAACGAGACGTTCCGCGCCGGCCTGGCCGACACGGGATTCATCGAGCAGTTCCTTGCAGGCGAAGTGTAGGGATCAACGAAAGGAAGCGTTATGGGAATCGAAATGCCGGTACCTGCAAAGCCCGAAGGCGTCGACGCCGAGGTGTGGGAGCAGATGCTCCACGCCACGCCCGCCGAGGCGCGCCATCTGATCCGCGAAGGCAAGTTCGCCGCCCCCACAAGCGGCCTGTGCCCGGGTTACGCGCAGGCGAACCTGATCATCCTGCCCCGCGAGCAGGCCTACGATTTCCTGCTGTTCGCGCAGCGCAACCCCAAGCCCTGCCCCATCCTGGAGGTCACCGAGGTGGGCGAGCGCATGACGCACATCTGCGCGAAGGACTGCGACGTTGCCACCGACTTCCCTGGATACCGCATCTACAAGGACGGCGTCATGGTGGACGAGGTCGACGACGTGGTGGACTACTGGCGCGATGACCTGGTGGCGTTCATCATCGGCTGCTCGTTCAGCTTCGAGAGCGAGCTAATCGAGGCGGGCATCGAGATGCGCCACAACACCCAGGGCCGCAACGTGTCCATGTACCTTACCAACCTGGCGTGCGAGCCGGCCGGCTCCATGAGCGGCAACACGGTGGTCAGCATGCGCCCCATCCCCTACGACCAGGTGGTGAAGGCGGTGCAGATCTCCGGCGCCATCCCGAAGG contains:
- the accC gene encoding acetyl-CoA carboxylase biotin carboxylase subunit, translating into MFNKILIANRGEIAVRIIRACRAMGIKTVAVYSTADRQALHTYLADEAVCIGPAPARDSYLNTTAILAAAQGTGADAIHPGYGFLSENSTFAKLCRDNDIVFIGPTPEVIDRMGNKSQARRTMMDAGVPVVPGTKKGIHDVDVALEQARTIGWPIMIKASSGGGGKGMRVSESEEDFADMFNIAQRESVNAFGDNTMYLERAVQNPRHVEVQIIADNHGNVVALGERDCSVQRSHQKMIEESPSPLLDADEGLRRRMMDDAVKAARAVGYTSAGTIEFLMDAERNYYFMEMNTRIQVEHCVTEMVTHTDLVGEMIRVAAGEPLSFSQDDIVLRGHAIECRINAETPEKNFMPSPGTISQMHLPGGNGVRVDTAAYDGFEISPYYDSMIAKIIVQGRNRTEAIAKMRTALEEMVIVGVNTNLDFQYAIMENETFRAGLADTGFIEQFLAGEV
- the pxpB gene encoding 5-oxoprolinase subunit PxpB; this encodes MAAFDITIAGDSAINLEFAKTISPQTSGMIRVAAQTLSDDPIPGVTELVPTFCSLMVTYDPCTIGYDKLCQRVRGKLRNLAAAESGVKRIVVIPVCYGGEFGPDLHTVSEHAGMSEQDVIALHSAHDYLIDMLGFLPGFAYLGGLDPRLHTPRLAEPRTEIPAGSVGIGGAQTGIYPLASPGGWQIIGRSPVRPYDPDREQPILYRAGEYLRFQPITRAQYDAIEAQIAAGGYQYDIIVEEA
- a CDS encoding 5-oxoprolinase subunit C family protein; the encoded protein is MGVTAIKPGILTTLQDQGRTGYLGSGFSPSGVMDSRALHIANLLVDNPPDAPVLEFCLAGPTLRFTTNTFVAITGGDFRPTLDGQPAPMYTALAVHRGSVLAFGAPKTGMYGYLAIAGGSINAPEVMGSRSTNLKCGIGGWKGRALITGDYLPFCTRNLDFMANLGSHTVERDDDFYGFGADEITLRVVPGPQEDMFTQDGIDTFYGQKYTTTSRCDRMGFRLDGPEIETYDGSDIISDGIALGAVQIPADGRPIIMLADRQTTGGYAKIGTVCSVDLPKLVQCTPGRTIRFAPVTVQEAQELYRQEARRLDALAKVVKRPCYGGISPRRTARRLTPILEAQAKAHASGSQKLWIELGKTEKERLQAAEAGASDTNR
- a CDS encoding putative hydro-lyase; the protein is MGIEMPVPAKPEGVDAEVWEQMLHATPAEARHLIREGKFAAPTSGLCPGYAQANLIILPREQAYDFLLFAQRNPKPCPILEVTEVGERMTHICAKDCDVATDFPGYRIYKDGVMVDEVDDVVDYWRDDLVAFIIGCSFSFESELIEAGIEMRHNTQGRNVSMYLTNLACEPAGSMSGNTVVSMRPIPYDQVVKAVQISGAIPKVHGAPVHIGDPSVIGIKDIAKPDFGDPVDINPGEVPVFWACGVTPQSIVMNSKPPFAITHAPGYMLITDTKNVDLKG
- the accB gene encoding acetyl-CoA carboxylase biotin carboxyl carrier protein, translated to MSMNETNAETTLHQQEMQQRRKNILDLLDIMDEGNLTALRFKDGSMEIELERTPAPGSISSSALPLMAERVGQLLNAREDASGVTAGAASAPLAAEDDSVSLVRSPMVGTFYAGPSPDEDPFVKVGQEVLTGQTLAIVEAMKMMNEITAPAPGVVTEVLAANGTQVEYDQPLFRISTSANA